AGCAAACCAGAGGAGTTAGCTTTTCCACTTCCGAAAAATTGAATATTGCGAAATTCTTATTACAAAAACTCAACGTGGATCGGGTGGAAATCGCTTCCGCAAGGGTTTCCAAGGGAGAATTCGAAACCGTTCAAAAAATTATAGAATGGGCCGAGAGCGAAAAACTCACCGATCGGATCGAACTCTTGGGATTTGTGGACGGAAACAAAACCGTGGATTGGATTCGAGACAGCGGCGCAAAGGTTTTGAATCTTCTTACGAAGGGTTCCCTGCATCATCTTGAAAAACAATTAAACAAAACTCCGAAAGAATTCTTCACGGACGTGTCCTTCGTCATCGAATACGCGATCAAGAACGGACTGAGAGTCAACGTTTATCTCGAAGACTGGTCGAACGGATTTCGGAACAGTCCCGATTACGTGATGAGCCTTGTGGAACACCTCAGTAAAGAACATATCGAACGGATCTTCTTGCCGGACACGTTAGGCGTTCTTTCCCCCGACGAAACCTTTCGGGGAATCGACAGTCTGATTCAGAAATATCCCGATCTTCATTTCGAGTTTCACGGACACAACGACTACGACCTTTCCGTGGCCAACAGTTTGGAAGCGATCCGCGCAGGTGTGAAAGGATTGCACGCATCGATGAACGGACTCGGAGAAAGAGCGGGAAACACACCGCTCGAAGCGTTGATCACAGCGATCCACGACAAATCTTCCGCAAAGACAAGCGTCAACGAACTTGCGATCACGGAAGCGAGCCGACTCGTGGAAGTCTTCAGCGGAAAAAGGATCTCCGCAAACAGACCGATCGTCGGAGAGGATGTGTTTACGCAAACCGCCGGGGTTCACGCCGACGGAGATAAAAAAGGAAATCTTTATGCGAATCCGATTCTTCCCGAACGATTCGGAAGAAAACGAAGTTACGCGTTAGGCAAGCTTGCGGGAAAAGCGAGCATTTCCGAAAACGTCAAACAACTCGGAATGGTGTTAAGCGACGTAGTACTGCAAAAGGTTTTGGAACGGGTCATCGAACTCGGGGACCAAAACAAACTCGTCACACCCGAAGACCTTCCATTTATCATCGCGGACGTTTCCGGAAGAACGGGTGAAAAAGTTCTTACGATCAAATCCTGTAATATTCATTCTGGAATCGGAATCCGTCCGCACGCACAGATCGAACTGGAATACCAGGGAAAGGTGCATAAGGAAATTTCAGAGGGGGACGGGGGCTATGATGCGTTTATGAACGCGCTTACCAAAATCACGAACCGTCTCGGGATCAGTATTCCGAAACTCATGGACTACGAAGTCAGAATTCCTCCCGGAGGAAAAACGGACGCCCTCGTGGAAACCATGATCACCTGGAATAAGTCCGCCGATTTAGAGGAAGATCAAACCTTCAAAACTATGGGAGTTCATCCGGATCAAACGATTGCAGCCGTACACGCGACTGAAAAAATGCTCAATCAGATCCTTCAACCATGGCAAACTTAAAACTCTTATTGGTCGGCATCGGAAACCCCGGCCAGAAATACGCGAATCACCGGCATAACATCGGTTTTGTGATTTTGGATTCTTTTTTGGATTCTTCATCGGGAGGAATCTATCAAACGAACTCGAAGTATTCCCTCGCGAGAACGGACGAAGACGGAATCACGCTCTTTTATCTCAAACCCCTTGAATTCATGAATCTTTCCGGGAAAGCGGTGGCCGAAATCGCGAAGAAAAACGGAATTCCTCCCGAAAACATTTTGGTCATTCACGACGAAATCGATTTCGAGTTCGGAAAGTTGAAATTGAAAGGCGGAGGCGGTCACGCAGGTCACAACGGACTTCGCGACATCGTGGAGAAGTTAGGAGCGAACACGTTCTTCCGTCTGCGTTTCGGAGTCGGAAAACCCGCCAACTCATCGGAAGTTCCCGATTATGTACTCTCCAATTTTCTCCCCGAAGAAAGGGAAAAAATACCCGAGCTGGTAAAGGCTTCTTTGCAAAAAATCTCCGATTGGATCCGAGAAAGAAAAAACGGATTTCAGAAACTCTCCGATAAATAAGTAGAACCGGCCGCGAGGCTTCGTGTTCGAACGACGTCTCCGGCGCTTGGTAAAAACGAAATCAAGTTCCGGGACAGTCGTAAAGAAATTATCTTACGGAGAAATCATGGGCGACTATCCTTTCCGACTTCCGACGTTCGCATCCGCGTCCCAAAATCAGGCGGCGGAAAAATTCATCACGTATTTACGGATCGAAAAGAATTATTCGCAGAACACTCTGAACGCATACGGAATCGATTTGAAATTCTTCTTCGACTTCTGCGAAAAAGAACAACTCGATATTCTTCAAATCGAACCCGTGGACATACGATCGTATTTCGCGTATCTCGCCAAACAACACGGACTCGATCGAAGATCACAAAGCAGAAAACTTTCCTCGCTCAGAACGTTTTATAAGGTTCTTCTCCGCGAAGATTTGGTCGCTTCCAATCCGGCGATGCAGATCAGCTTTCCGAAAGTCAGAAGAGAAATTCCCAAAAATTTTAGAATCAACGAAACCGAAGAAATCTTAGAATTCGAAGCGGAACGAACCTCCGAAATTTTGGACATCCGCGACAAGGCCATGATCGAAGTCTTATATTCTTCCGGGCTCCGCGTATTCGAGTTGGTAAACGCGAAACTTTCCGCTCTTTCCAGGGATCTAACGATTCTCAAAGTCCTCGGAAAGGGTCAAAAAGAACGATTCGTATACTTCGGAAAAGAAGCGGTCGATTCTCTGCAGAAATATCTAGATTACAGAAACGGCTTTTTTCCCGATGCGGAGGAAATTTTTCTGAATCAAAAAGGAAAGAAACTGACGACTCGAGGCGTACGTTATATTTTGAATGAAAGAAGAAAAAAAATGGGTTGGGAAAAAACCATCACACCCCATAAATTCAGACATACCTTTGCGACCGATCTTCTCGACGCGGGAGCGGATATCAGAGCGGTGCAGGAATTGCTCGGACATTCTTCTCTTTCCACCACGCAGATTTATCTCAGCGTGAGTAAGGAAAAAATCAAAGAGGTTTATAGAAAGGCTCATCCACATGCCAGAAAATAAAATTCGTTCCACCACGATTCTCTGTGTACGCAAAAACGGAAAAGTAGCCATCGGCGGAGACGGTCAGGTTTCCATGGGAAACACCGTCATGAAAAACACCGCGAAAAAAATCAGACGATTGTATGACGGGAAAATTCTTTCCGGTTTTGCGGGATCGGCCGCGGACGCGTTCACCCTTTTCGAACTTTTTGAAAAGAAAGTGCAGGAGTTCGGGGGAAGTCTTTCCAGAAGCGCCGTGGAACTCGCAAGAGAATGGAGAATGGATCGAATGCTTCGCAGACTCGAAGCTTTGTTGATCGTAGCCGACAAGGAAGAATCCTTTTTGATATCCGGAACCGGAGACGTGATCTCGCCCGACGAAGGAGTGATCGCGATCGGTTCCGGCGGAAACTACGCGTTAGCCGCGGCTCGCGCGCTTTACGATCACACGGATCTGTCTCCGAGAGAAATCGTGGAATCGTCGATGAAAATCGCCGCGGACATCTGCATCTATACCAACGATCATATTACGATAGAAGAAATTCTTTAAAAGAACCATCTATGACAGACCACGCAACAGACCAGGAACTCGTATTTACGGCCGAAGAGGAATTTACACCGAGACAAATCGTCGCTAAACTCGACGAACATATCATCGGTCAGAAAAATGCGAAAAAGGCGGTCGCGATCGCTCTCCGAAACAGAACCAGACGTAAAAAACTGGATCCGGAAATGAGAGAGGAAATTTATCCGAAAAACATCATCATGATCGGACCGACCGGCGTCGGTAAAACGGAAATCGCGAGAAGACTTTCCAAACTCTGCGGAGCGCCGTTTCTCAAAGTGGAAGCGACGAAATACACGGAGGTAGGCTACGTCGGAAGAGACGTGGAATCGATGATCCGCGATCTCGCAGTCATCTCTATGAATCTCGTAAAACAGGAATTCAGAACCCGCGTGGAAGAAACGGCGAAACAAAAAGCGGAGGAAGCGCTTCTCGACATTCTCCTTCCGTTCCCCGGCGACAACAAACACGTCGGACAAGGAATGGGATTTGCCGCCTCATCACCGTTAGCCGATGAAGAGGAACGCAAAACTCATTTTCTCGAGACCAGAGAATTCATGAGAAAAAAACTGAAAACGGGCAAACTCGACGATCAGGAAGTGGAACTCGATCTTCCGAATCCGACCATGAATCAGATTCCGATGTTGCAGGTATTCGGCGCCGGAAATTTGGACGATCTAGACAATCAGCTTCAAAACGTTTTGGGAGATATGCTTCCCAAAAAAAATAAAAAACGGAAACTCAAAATCCCCGAAGCTCTCAAAGCCCTGGAGGAATTCGAAGCGGAGAAACTTCTCGATCCCGATAAGGTGCAAAGGGAAGCGCTTCGACGCGTGGAAGAAATGGGGATCATCTTTCTCGACGAGATCGATAAGATCGCCGGAAGAGAGGGAAAAAGCGGAGCCGACGTTTCGCGAGAAGGAGTTCAAAGAGACCTTCTTCCCATCGTGGAAGGCGCGACCGTGAACACGAAGATCGGCCCGGTCAAAACCGATCATATTCTTTTCATCGCTGCCGGTGCGTTTCACATGACGAAACCTTCCGATCTCATTCCCGAGTTGCAGGGAAGATTTCCGATCCGAGTCGAACTCGAAAAACTTTCCCGCGAAGACTTTGAAAAAATTCTGACCGCGCCGCGTTCTTCCCTTACGAGACAATACGAAGCGCTTTTATCGACGGATGGAATTCAATTGGAATTCACGGCGGATGGAATCCAAGAGATCGCAAGAATCGCCTACGATATGAACGAGAAACACGAGAATATCGGAGCCAGAAGACTCAATACCATTCTCGAACGACTTTTGGAAGAAGTGAGTTTTGAAGGACCGGATCTTCCCGAAGCTCAAAGAAAGGTAAAGATCGACGGGAAATACGTGGCGGACCGTTTGCAGGGAGTGATCCAGAACAAGGATCTCAGTCAGTATATCCTATAAAATTTTTATAAAATCGGAATCGTTTCCGTGAAAAAGGAAATCGGATTCAGGTTGTTTTACTGCGAACACTTCGGATCTACTTTAAAAGAATATAAATCGCACGGATTCTATTTGACCTACTTTGCAAACAGGAGGTTAAATAGGTCCATGCAATTTCCTTCATCCTTTTCAAACGTTACTTTTTCATCGGTTTGGAAAAAGATTTCCAAGCTTTGCATCCTTGTTTCCGTTCTTTTCGCGTTGAACGGCTGCGAGTGGATTCAAACGGTTCTCGTAGAAGTTATCGGCGCTCCCGATAAATATAAAAGCGAAGGCGATCCGAATCTTCTTCAACCGAATTATTCCGGTAAAGACGCGACTAAAGAAAAGATCGAGATTACTCTCACCGAAGTTTCCGCCGGATTCAAACAACCCACGGACATTCAATTCCCTCCGGGAGAATCGCAAACGTTTTTGGTCACGGAACAAAAGGGGATTCTCCGCTGGGGAAAGGTTCGAAAGAATGAAACTGAAATATTATTGACTTTGAATGTTCTTTCCGAAGCCGAACAGGGACTTCTCGGTTTGGCATTCCATCCGAACTTTGAAAAGAACGGAAAAATTTATCTCAACTATGTGTTGAAGGTAAACGGAAAGGACACGAGCCGAGTCGGAGAATGGATCGTATCGAATCCGAAAGAGATCGCGAATTCTAAAATCGCTTCCGAACGAATCATCATGGAAGTGCAACAGCCGTATCCGAATCACAACGCGGGACAACTCGCTTTCGGACCCGACGGATATCTTTATATCGGATGGGGGGACGGAGGTTGGAAGGACGATCCGAAAAAGAACGGACAAAATCCGAAAACCTTTTTAGGAAGCATGCTTCGTGTGGATGTGAATGGAACGGAAAACGGAAAAGCGTATAAGATTCCTGCGGACAATCCTTTCGTAAACGACGCTTGTTGCGCGCCTGAAACGTTCGCGTACGGTTTTCGAAATCCTTGGAGATACGGTTTCGATCCGCAAGGAAGATTGATTCTCGCCGACGTGGGACAGGATCTTTGGGAAGAAGTCGACATCATCGAAAAAGGAAAAAACTACGGATGGAATATCAAAGAAGCGACCCACTGCTTTGATCCGAAAGAAAACTGCAAAGAGGAAGGTTTGACCGATCCGATCTACGAGTATGGAAGAGAAGAGGGGCAATCGATCACGGGAGGTTACGTTTATTCCAACAAGGCGATTTCGAATTTAAACGGGAAGTATGTCTTTGCCGATTTCGTTTCCGGAAGAATATGGGCCTTGGATCTTCCGGACGTTTCCGGGCAGCCCGCAAAAAAAGTTTATACTCTCGGAAAATGGCCGGTTTTGATTTCTTCGTTTGGAAAAGACGCGGCGGGTAAAGTGTATTTAAGCGATTTTGGAAGCGGTAAGATCTACAGAATCGATCCTAAGAAGTAATCTTTGTAGAGGACAAAAAGTTCGCGTTTGATACAAGCCGATTGCATTGCGATCGAAATTATAAATCCAATCGGATCGCAGGCAGCGGGCCGTCCTTTGTTCAGCGACAGACGAATGTCGCTTAACAATATTCATTCCTTTTAACTCGAGAATTCGGAAAAACTGAAATCCGATGGAACGAAAAGACCCAAAACTAAAAAAATCATAACGAAGATTTCTAAAGTTCGAGTTCTCTTCAAAAATCCATCTTCAGACCGGAAATCGGATACTTCATATAAACGGTGGTCGTTCTCGCTCCCGATGTGATGGTCAAAAGATCCAAAGGATTCAAACCGATACTGTAAAATCCTTCGTCGATCATCGCGATCCCGAAACCCGCGCTTTCCTTTTCGTTCAAAAACTCGGGGCGAAAAAAGTCCGCCGAATTTCCCTGATCGTAGAGTTCTTTGTGTTTAACCCTGGAATCCTGAATTCTTTGAAAATCCAAATGGTGGATCGGAGAATCGTTTCGAATCCGAAAACTCAATTCTTCCGGAGTAATACGAATTTTTAAGGAGATGTTCATGTTGTATTTCTTGATCTTTTCACGAACATCGGTGAGAAAAACCTTTTCGCTTTCGGTCAAAACCTTCTTCTTGGTGCGGATCTTATCCTCCAAAGAAAGAACGCTCTGCACCTGCTTCTTCACCTTATCGGGAACGATATAACGATGCATCGCGTCCCGAAGCAGGGAGGTTTCCATAATGATTTCCAAGAGTTCTTCCGCGTCTTCCCGGCTGGATTCTCCCTGTTCTAATTTCTTAAGGAGTTCGTCTCTGAAAATGATATGCCGGATGTTCGCTTTAATCGCGTTGAGCAAGGCTTCCATAAGCCCGCTGAAAAGATGAAATCCTGCGAGGGGATTGGCGCCGATTTCGTCTAAAATTCCGTTTACGAGTTCCGATAGAATGTCACGGGTTGGTTTGGTAAGACCTTTGAGTTCGAGATGAAAGAATTTCTTCTTCTTTAAAGCCTCGATATTTTTCAGAATCTCGTCGCCTTTAAGCGCTGTTTTCTGGTTTGCCATATATCCCCGCCGAGTTTTTTAGGTATCATTGATGCGCAAAGTCTTTTACGCAAGTTTGTTTTAAATCATGAAACCAAAATCCGGCATTTTTGAATTGATCACACCGGACCTCGGAGATACCGACAAGATCGAACTCGTACATTGGAATTCGAAGTTAGGCGACTCGGTGGAACCAGGTCAGGAAATTTTAGAGTTAGTAACCGACAAGGCTTGCTTCCCTATGGAGTCTCCCGTCAAGGGAAAGCTAACGCAAATTATAAAAGAGAAAGGTTCTATCGTTCGCAAGGGTGAAGTGTTGGGAATCTTAGAACTTTTCGAATCCGAATGAAAATCCTTCACTTATCAGATCTGCATTTTCCGACTCCCATTCCTTTCTTCCAACTCAAAGGAAAGATGTTCGTAGGTTACTTGAACTATAATTTGAGAAGAAAGAAAAAATATCCGAAACAAGTTTGGGATTCGATACTTCGTTTTATCGAAACCGAAAATCCGGACGCGATCGTCGTCTCGGGTGACATCACGAACGTTTCCCACGAACTCGAATTTAAAGAAGCCGGAAAATTGTTAAGCGAACTTCCTCGCGAAAAAGTTTTTTATATTCCGGGAAATCACGACCGCTACGTAAAACAGTCCGTAGGCGAAAACGCGCTCTACGAAAAATATTATTCCGACCTTTCGGGAGAATCCATTTCGCATAACGCACATTATATTCGTATTAAAAAAATAAACGGACTTCATTTTGTAGGTTGGGATTCGAGCATTCCTCTTTCCATTCTAGGAGCCTATGGAAGGATTCAACCGGAGATCGTTTCGCAAACGAACCGGATTCTTACCGAAAAAAAAATCCAAGACTACATCCTTGTCTGCCATCATCCGATCTGGAATCCGGTCGATCGTCAGGAAACCGAACATCATAAATTGCTAAACCGCGAAGAAATCGCCTCTCTGTTAAAGGAAAAACCTCCTCTCGCGTATCTGCACGGGCACGTTCACACGAACTGGGTCAAACTCCCTGGAGAATCCCTGCCGTATTACGTGGTCAATTCTGCCTCCAGCACGAGACTTCCCGATCGCCGACACGAAAGCGGATTCCACGTTTTGGAAGTCGAAAAACGGAACGTCAAAATTCAAAGATATACTTACAATTCAGAACAGTCTAAATTTACGAAAGCCCCTCTGGTTTCGTATTCAGAAAAGGAATAGAATGGCAACAATCGAAGCAGTTAAGATCCAACGCGAACTTACGAAGATCAAACATCCCGAACTCAAAAAAGACATCGTGTCCTTAGGCATGGTCGGTTCTCTCGACATTCAAGAAGGAGAAACGAGTATTCTTCTCAAAACTCCGAGCCAAGACAGAAGAATTCAAATCGGACTCGAAGCTCAGATTCGTCAGACTCTCACCAAACTCGAAGGAGTGGGAAAGGTAAAGATCAAGTTCGAAGTCGATCCGAAACTCGTACTCGACGATTCCAACAAAATCCCCGGTGTGAAAAACGTCATCGCGATCGGCTCCGGAAAAGGAGGCGTCGGAAAATCCACCGTCACCGTGAACCTCGCCGCCATGGCGGCTTCACTCGGATACAAAGTGGGAATTCTGGACGCGGACATCTACGGTCCTTCCGTCGGTAAAATGTTCGGAGTCAACGGAAGAGTGGCTCTCAAAGCGGAAGAAGATAAAATTTATCCTTTGGAAAAAGACGGACTCAAACTCATTTCCTTCTCCTTCTTGATCGATGAAAAACAACCCGTCGTTTGGAGAGGACCTATGCTCGGAAAGGCCGTCGAACAGTTCTTATACGATATCGTTTGGGACGATCTCGATTATCTTTTTATCGATCTTCCGCCCGGAACCGGTGACGTTCAACTTTCACTCGCGCAGTTGATCGATCTGAACGGAGCCGTGATCGTAACGACTCCTCAGTCGGTCGCATTATTGGATGCGAACCGCGCGTCTGCCATGTTCGCTCAAGTTAAGGTTCCGATTCTCGGAATTGTTGAGAACATGAGCGAATTCATTTGCCCCAAGTGCGGACACGCTTCTGCCATATTTAGCAAAGGTGGAGGGCAGAAGTTAGCCGAATCATCCGATGCCAGCTTCCTTGGTGGCATTCCTTTAACAATGGACATCATGAACGCGGGAGAAGACGGTAAACCTGTCGTGCTCAAAGATAAAAATGGTCCCGTATATCAGGCTTACAAAAGTATATTCGATAGTCTAAATGAAGAAATAAAAAAGTGGGAATAATAGACGCTTTGGAGTCTGTTGTACATAGAGAGATGGGAGGTGAACCTTGAAGTTTGAAAAGGGATCCGAAAAAAACCCTACGGGCAATTTGATCGTTTATTGCAACGTATTTGGTGAAAACCCTCTCAGCCCCGGAGGAAAGATCATCGCGTCTAACGTAGTGGTCAGCTTTCTAAAAATAGGAGAGAACTTTCCCGTCGTAACATTTCCTCCCGTGTCGTTGGAAAGTTACGAGGAATTGAAGAAGGTTATCTCCGAAAACATCGAAAAGTACGACGTGATTAAAATCCGCGACTTCGAGATGCCCGCGTCCAAAGAAGCCTCGAACGATTACATTCAGGAAAGAATGGATCAGTTCAACAGCGTAGTCATCAAGTACGTTGAGATCTGCAAGAACAGAGAGGTAGGCGGAGGCCAAGTCAGTTTTCCGGAAGAAGAAAGCGGAGTCAGAGAATATCTCGACGCACTCGCCAATCTTTCCTTAAAAATCAGAAGATCCACTGGAATCGCGAGAGAAGCGTCCTTGATCAAGATGGATCAGCTCGTGGAAAATTTTTCCACGAAACATCCCGAGTTCGATTTGGATAATTTCAAAAAGGCTCTCTTCTTGCCGGGACAAACGGGAGAAGAACTGATCGGATTGTATCTTCAGAAGTTCAACGCGATTTCCAAGGAAAACTACGAAGACGCGTCCACTCTCAAAAAGAAGATTCACGACATCGAGTATTTCGCTTAACAAAAAGCGCTTTCCGTTCTTTAATCTTCCGAACTTCGAGGGTTCCATCTTGGGTATAGATCCAGTTCCATACCCAACAAACGGAAAACCCGTTCCGCGATAAAGTCCCCCAAGTCCTCCAGCGATTTCGGCATCTGATAAAACCCGGGAGAAGCGGGTAAAATCGTTCCGCCCGCGTCGTGGAGTTCCAGCATATTCTTAAGATGAATTCGATTGTAAGGAGCTTCTCTCGGCACAAGCACGAGTGTTCTTCTTTCTTTCAGAGTTACGTCCGCCGCTCTTTCGATGAGATTCTCCGTCAAACCTGCGTTAATCGAAGCGATCGTCTTCATGGAGCAGGGAAGAATCGCCATCGCCTTCCAAGGATTGGAACCGGAAGCGATATCCGCTCCGATATCCGAAAAATTGCGGATCTCGAATTTCTGGGAAGAAGTTTGAAGTTTGTATTTGGAAGCGATAAAGTCCAAAATTTCTTCCGGAGAAGAAACCTTACATTCCATCTCTTCCCGAAA
The window above is part of the Leptospira yasudae genome. Proteins encoded here:
- a CDS encoding UbiX family flavin prenyltransferase, which codes for MKLVLGMAGASGSIYAERFIKALFTIEGTTFFICSPASLRVFREEMECKVSSPEEILDFIASKYKLQTSSQKFEIRNFSDIGADIASGSNPWKAMAILPCSMKTIASINAGLTENLIERAADVTLKERRTLVLVPREAPYNRIHLKNMLELHDAGGTILPASPGFYQMPKSLEDLGDFIAERVFRLLGMELDLYPRWNPRSSED
- the cimA gene encoding (R)-citramalate synthase CimA — protein: MTKTETKLEILDVTLRDGEQTRGVSFSTSEKLNIAKFLLQKLNVDRVEIASARVSKGEFETVQKIIEWAESEKLTDRIELLGFVDGNKTVDWIRDSGAKVLNLLTKGSLHHLEKQLNKTPKEFFTDVSFVIEYAIKNGLRVNVYLEDWSNGFRNSPDYVMSLVEHLSKEHIERIFLPDTLGVLSPDETFRGIDSLIQKYPDLHFEFHGHNDYDLSVANSLEAIRAGVKGLHASMNGLGERAGNTPLEALITAIHDKSSAKTSVNELAITEASRLVEVFSGKRISANRPIVGEDVFTQTAGVHADGDKKGNLYANPILPERFGRKRSYALGKLAGKASISENVKQLGMVLSDVVLQKVLERVIELGDQNKLVTPEDLPFIIADVSGRTGEKVLTIKSCNIHSGIGIRPHAQIELEYQGKVHKEISEGDGGYDAFMNALTKITNRLGISIPKLMDYEVRIPPGGKTDALVETMITWNKSADLEEDQTFKTMGVHPDQTIAAVHATEKMLNQILQPWQT
- a CDS encoding Mrp/NBP35 family ATP-binding protein, translated to MATIEAVKIQRELTKIKHPELKKDIVSLGMVGSLDIQEGETSILLKTPSQDRRIQIGLEAQIRQTLTKLEGVGKVKIKFEVDPKLVLDDSNKIPGVKNVIAIGSGKGGVGKSTVTVNLAAMAASLGYKVGILDADIYGPSVGKMFGVNGRVALKAEEDKIYPLEKDGLKLISFSFLIDEKQPVVWRGPMLGKAVEQFLYDIVWDDLDYLFIDLPPGTGDVQLSLAQLIDLNGAVIVTTPQSVALLDANRASAMFAQVKVPILGIVENMSEFICPKCGHASAIFSKGGGQKLAESSDASFLGGIPLTMDIMNAGEDGKPVVLKDKNGPVYQAYKSIFDSLNEEIKKWE
- a CDS encoding metallophosphoesterase family protein gives rise to the protein MKILHLSDLHFPTPIPFFQLKGKMFVGYLNYNLRRKKKYPKQVWDSILRFIETENPDAIVVSGDITNVSHELEFKEAGKLLSELPREKVFYIPGNHDRYVKQSVGENALYEKYYSDLSGESISHNAHYIRIKKINGLHFVGWDSSIPLSILGAYGRIQPEIVSQTNRILTEKKIQDYILVCHHPIWNPVDRQETEHHKLLNREEIASLLKEKPPLAYLHGHVHTNWVKLPGESLPYYVVNSASSTRLPDRRHESGFHVLEVEKRNVKIQRYTYNSEQSKFTKAPLVSYSEKE
- a CDS encoding lipoyl domain-containing protein is translated as MKPKSGIFELITPDLGDTDKIELVHWNSKLGDSVEPGQEILELVTDKACFPMESPVKGKLTQIIKEKGSIVRKGEVLGILELFESE
- the pth gene encoding aminoacyl-tRNA hydrolase — protein: MANLKLLLVGIGNPGQKYANHRHNIGFVILDSFLDSSSGGIYQTNSKYSLARTDEDGITLFYLKPLEFMNLSGKAVAEIAKKNGIPPENILVIHDEIDFEFGKLKLKGGGGHAGHNGLRDIVEKLGANTFFRLRFGVGKPANSSEVPDYVLSNFLPEEREKIPELVKASLQKISDWIRERKNGFQKLSDK
- a CDS encoding PQQ-dependent sugar dehydrogenase translates to MQFPSSFSNVTFSSVWKKISKLCILVSVLFALNGCEWIQTVLVEVIGAPDKYKSEGDPNLLQPNYSGKDATKEKIEITLTEVSAGFKQPTDIQFPPGESQTFLVTEQKGILRWGKVRKNETEILLTLNVLSEAEQGLLGLAFHPNFEKNGKIYLNYVLKVNGKDTSRVGEWIVSNPKEIANSKIASERIIMEVQQPYPNHNAGQLAFGPDGYLYIGWGDGGWKDDPKKNGQNPKTFLGSMLRVDVNGTENGKAYKIPADNPFVNDACCAPETFAYGFRNPWRYGFDPQGRLILADVGQDLWEEVDIIEKGKNYGWNIKEATHCFDPKENCKEEGLTDPIYEYGREEGQSITGGYVYSNKAISNLNGKYVFADFVSGRIWALDLPDVSGQPAKKVYTLGKWPVLISSFGKDAAGKVYLSDFGSGKIYRIDPKK
- the xerC gene encoding tyrosine recombinase XerC, whose protein sequence is MGDYPFRLPTFASASQNQAAEKFITYLRIEKNYSQNTLNAYGIDLKFFFDFCEKEQLDILQIEPVDIRSYFAYLAKQHGLDRRSQSRKLSSLRTFYKVLLREDLVASNPAMQISFPKVRREIPKNFRINETEEILEFEAERTSEILDIRDKAMIEVLYSSGLRVFELVNAKLSALSRDLTILKVLGKGQKERFVYFGKEAVDSLQKYLDYRNGFFPDAEEIFLNQKGKKLTTRGVRYILNERRKKMGWEKTITPHKFRHTFATDLLDAGADIRAVQELLGHSSLSTTQIYLSVSKEKIKEVYRKAHPHARK
- the hslU gene encoding ATP-dependent protease ATPase subunit HslU, encoding MTDHATDQELVFTAEEEFTPRQIVAKLDEHIIGQKNAKKAVAIALRNRTRRKKLDPEMREEIYPKNIIMIGPTGVGKTEIARRLSKLCGAPFLKVEATKYTEVGYVGRDVESMIRDLAVISMNLVKQEFRTRVEETAKQKAEEALLDILLPFPGDNKHVGQGMGFAASSPLADEEERKTHFLETREFMRKKLKTGKLDDQEVELDLPNPTMNQIPMLQVFGAGNLDDLDNQLQNVLGDMLPKKNKKRKLKIPEALKALEEFEAEKLLDPDKVQREALRRVEEMGIIFLDEIDKIAGREGKSGADVSREGVQRDLLPIVEGATVNTKIGPVKTDHILFIAAGAFHMTKPSDLIPELQGRFPIRVELEKLSREDFEKILTAPRSSLTRQYEALLSTDGIQLEFTADGIQEIARIAYDMNEKHENIGARRLNTILERLLEEVSFEGPDLPEAQRKVKIDGKYVADRLQGVIQNKDLSQYIL
- the hslV gene encoding ATP-dependent protease subunit HslV; translation: MPENKIRSTTILCVRKNGKVAIGGDGQVSMGNTVMKNTAKKIRRLYDGKILSGFAGSAADAFTLFELFEKKVQEFGGSLSRSAVELAREWRMDRMLRRLEALLIVADKEESFLISGTGDVISPDEGVIAIGSGGNYALAAARALYDHTDLSPREIVESSMKIAADICIYTNDHITIEEIL